In Paenibacillus sp. G2S3, a single window of DNA contains:
- a CDS encoding L,D-transpeptidase, which produces MKNSQHLKAYVQMHPDNKMAWYLLGKEYYKNGQHGKANYCFNQAGEVYEAFEHSKVPAEMLREYEEGLLQASRQRERGQHRLRYISLALMLLILLMVPSAVAPGIGVTEDQEVFQDTPVSEVKNLPDPKDSAQEPVIEVEKVRYTAQENVAAASQGKVMAKMLMRKEPFQAAALGLGREGKWLLWKEKLPLNFTLQKNGKGRMVYQSYDPKTCACEPPEQGQLAKDAAEWQGDQEELATLWSAIRAYQDDKGKLPNTLADLTGSFPENWIGGTTTVMKREFSPLKAVATNKMALGTEDTTEPPSSTKYGVRGIPTALSVSGSVANDVPFFDQPLRVVVDKQNHRLAVVSGSIILRNYAVGLGGDKTPEGNFVITDKVVNPNGRDDGDFGSRGLQLSDSNYAIHGTNEPESVGKDESLGCIRMGREDVEELFALIPKGTEVVISKGVLPEKQIVPAKRFSSTAKHDQTNPHKVYHWLN; this is translated from the coding sequence ATGAAGAACTCACAGCACCTCAAAGCATATGTACAGATGCACCCAGATAATAAAATGGCATGGTACTTGCTGGGGAAGGAATACTATAAGAACGGTCAACATGGAAAAGCTAATTATTGCTTCAATCAGGCCGGTGAAGTGTATGAGGCTTTCGAGCATAGTAAGGTACCTGCTGAAATGCTACGCGAATACGAAGAGGGATTGCTGCAGGCGAGTCGCCAGCGTGAGCGCGGCCAACATAGATTGAGATACATATCACTGGCGCTAATGCTTCTTATACTATTAATGGTACCTTCAGCAGTGGCTCCAGGTATTGGTGTTACAGAAGACCAGGAAGTGTTTCAAGATACGCCTGTTTCAGAAGTCAAGAATCTGCCAGATCCAAAAGACTCCGCCCAAGAGCCTGTTATCGAGGTGGAAAAAGTGAGATATACAGCGCAAGAGAATGTAGCTGCGGCTTCGCAAGGGAAGGTAATGGCGAAGATGCTGATGCGTAAAGAACCTTTTCAAGCTGCTGCATTAGGGCTGGGGCGAGAAGGAAAGTGGCTGCTCTGGAAGGAGAAGCTTCCGCTAAATTTCACGCTGCAAAAGAATGGAAAGGGACGGATGGTGTACCAGTCTTACGATCCTAAGACATGTGCTTGTGAGCCGCCAGAGCAAGGGCAGCTCGCCAAGGATGCAGCAGAATGGCAGGGTGATCAAGAGGAGCTTGCCACACTATGGAGTGCAATCCGGGCTTATCAAGATGATAAAGGGAAGCTTCCAAATACATTAGCGGATTTGACAGGATCTTTTCCTGAGAACTGGATTGGTGGAACGACTACCGTCATGAAGCGGGAATTCAGCCCTCTTAAAGCGGTGGCTACGAACAAAATGGCATTGGGAACAGAAGACACAACGGAGCCTCCAAGCTCAACTAAATATGGTGTGAGGGGTATACCGACAGCATTAAGTGTGAGTGGAAGTGTTGCGAATGATGTTCCTTTTTTTGATCAGCCGCTAAGGGTCGTTGTGGATAAACAAAATCATCGATTGGCCGTAGTCAGCGGTTCTATTATTCTACGAAATTATGCGGTAGGACTTGGCGGAGATAAAACACCGGAGGGTAACTTCGTTATTACAGATAAAGTAGTCAATCCGAATGGTCGAGATGATGGGGATTTCGGAAGCAGAGGACTTCAGCTTTCGGATAGTAATTATGCTATTCACGGCACGAATGAACCTGAGAGTGTTGGGAAGGATGAATCCCTTGGATGTATTCGAATGGGGCGAGAAGATGTGGAGGAGCTATTCGCGCTGATTCCTAAAGGTACAGAAGTAGTAATTAGTAAAGGGGTTCTGCCTGAAAAGCAGATTGTGCCGGCTAAACGATTCAGCTCTACTGCTAAGCATGATCAGACCAACCCCCACAAAGTATACCACTGGCTGAATTAG
- a CDS encoding quinone-dependent dihydroorotate dehydrogenase — MLYRNFGKPIFFKIDPEKAHHLVIGGLDKSSSVPGGSAALRLMYGVPETADLAVDLFGTHFPTPVGLAAGLDKNAEAVLGFSSIGFGFMEVGTVTPKGQPGNDSPRLFRLPSDEALINRMGFNNEGADAMAQRLKKLKNRRIPIAVNIGRNKITSNEAAHEDYRQCIRTLYPYGDFFVVNISSPNTPGLRNLQHGSELSFLLAQVKEEMEIQRKATGITKSLLVKIAPDVSDEELEYMVQTLTEAGMDGIIATNTTLNRDGLSHEKANETGGLSGKPLRDRSTEIIRSIYRQTEGKMPIIGSGGIFTSQDAYDKIRAGASLVEIYTALIYEGPEVNRKLHAGLRQLLRRDGFSHISEAVGADHH, encoded by the coding sequence GTGTTGTATCGTAATTTTGGTAAACCAATTTTCTTCAAGATTGATCCCGAGAAGGCTCACCATCTCGTCATAGGTGGATTGGATAAATCGTCATCAGTACCCGGCGGAAGCGCGGCGCTACGTTTAATGTACGGAGTTCCTGAAACGGCGGATTTAGCGGTTGATTTGTTCGGTACGCATTTCCCAACACCAGTTGGACTTGCTGCAGGCTTGGATAAAAATGCCGAAGCTGTACTCGGATTCTCTTCGATCGGGTTTGGATTTATGGAAGTGGGCACGGTTACCCCTAAGGGTCAACCGGGTAATGATAGCCCACGTTTGTTCCGTCTTCCTTCGGATGAAGCACTGATTAATCGAATGGGCTTCAATAATGAAGGGGCTGATGCTATGGCACAGCGTCTGAAGAAATTAAAGAATCGGAGAATTCCTATAGCAGTTAATATTGGACGGAATAAGATAACTAGTAATGAAGCGGCTCATGAAGACTATCGTCAGTGCATCCGTACGCTTTATCCGTACGGTGATTTTTTTGTGGTCAATATCAGCTCGCCGAATACACCTGGTCTACGCAATCTCCAGCATGGCAGTGAATTATCGTTCCTGCTGGCTCAAGTGAAGGAAGAAATGGAGATTCAGCGTAAAGCGACCGGGATTACCAAAAGCTTGTTGGTTAAGATAGCACCAGACGTAAGTGACGAAGAGCTGGAGTATATGGTTCAGACACTGACAGAAGCTGGTATGGATGGTATTATTGCTACGAATACTACATTGAACCGTGATGGACTTAGTCATGAAAAGGCTAATGAGACGGGGGGCTTAAGCGGCAAGCCGCTGCGCGACCGCTCAACGGAGATCATTCGCAGTATTTATCGCCAGACCGAAGGGAAGATGCCGATCATAGGATCAGGCGGCATTTTCACCAGTCAGGATGCGTATGACAAGATAAGAGCAGGTGCAAGTCTGGTCGAAATTTATACAGCTCTCATCTACGAAGGACCGGAGGTTAACCGCAAATTGCATGCCGGATTACGGCAGCTCTTACGGCGGGATGGATTCAGTCATATCTCTGAAGCAGTGGGCGCTGATCATCACTGA